The Cinclus cinclus chromosome 3, bCinCin1.1, whole genome shotgun sequence genome has a window encoding:
- the PRDM1 gene encoding PR domain zinc finger protein 1, with protein MRIKGCFLFFQAATQCSSDAVSFKNLVKGREWTMKMDMEDADMTLWTEADFEEKCTYIVNDHPLDPSADGGTLTQAEASLPRNLTFKYASNCKEVTGVISKEYIPKGTRFGPLVGEIYTSDTVPKNANRKYFWRIYSSGELHHFIDGFNEDKSNWMRYVNPGYSVQEQNLAACQNGMNIYFYTIKPIPANQELLVWYCRDFAERLHYPPSRELTMMNLTQAHINPKQHSADKDELYQKSVPKKEHSVKEILKMESNPPKGKDFFQTNISPVTPEKDLDDLRKNYSPERCFFPRVVYPIRPHIPEDYLKASLAYGMDRPSYITHSPIQASTTPSPSGRSSPDQSLKSSSPHSSPGVTVSPLAPTSQEHREPYSYLNGSYGSEGLGSYPGYAPPGHLSPAFLPSYNPHYPKFLLPPFNMSCNNLSALNNINGINNFNLFPRMYPLYGNLLSGGSLSHHMLNPTTLPSSLPSEGGRRLLQPDHPRDFLIPAPNSAFSITGAAASMKDKPCSPTSGSPTAGTAASSEHIMQPKPTSVVLAATGGEEAMNLIKSKRNVTGYKTLPYPLKKQNGKIKYECNVCSKTFGQLSNLKVHLRVHSGERPFKCQTCNKGFTQLAHLQKHYLVHTGEKPHECQVCHKRFSSTSNLKTHLRLHSGEKPYQCKLCPAKFTQFVHLKLHKRLHTRERPHKCIHCHKSYIHLCSLQVHLKGNCPVAPASGLSMEDLNRINEEIEKFDISDNADKLEEVEDNIDLTSIVEKDILTMLRREMEGANLKVSLQRNLGNGLISSGCNLYESSDMSVMKLPHGHPLPLLPVKVKQETVEPMDP; from the exons ATGAGGATTAaaggctgttttctttttttccaggctgctaCACAGTGTAGCTCGGACGCTGTGAGTTTCAAGAATCTGGTGAAAGGGAGAGAGTGGACAATGAAAATGGACATGGAGGATGCTGACATGACTCTGTGGACAGAGGCTGATTTTGAAGAGAAGTGCACATATATTGTAAATGATCACCCGCTGGATCCCAGTGCCGATGGAGGCACCCTAACTCAGGCAGAGGCTTCCTTGCCAAGGAACTTGACTTTCAAATACGCATCTAACTGCAAAGAG GTCACTGGAGTTATAAGCAAAGAGTACATCCCAAAAGGAACACGCTTCGGACCCCTGGTAGGAGAGATCTATACCAGTGATACGGTTCCCAAgaatgcaaacagaaaatacttttggCGG ATCTATTCAAGTGGTGAACTTCACCACTTCATTGATGGATTTAACGAGGACAAGAGCAACTGGATGCGTTATGTAAACCCTGGCTACTCTGTTCAGGAGCAGAACTTGGCTGCTTGTCAGAATGGAATGAACATCTACTTCTATACCATCAAACCCATCCCTGCCAACCAAGAGCTACTTGTGTGGTACTGCCGAGACTTTGCAGAGAGGCTGCACTATCCCCCCTCCAGAGAGCTGACAATGATGAACCTCA CACAAGCCCACATTAATCCAAAGCAGCACAGCGCTGATAAAGATGAGCTTTATCAGAAAAGCGTCCCAAAGAAGGAGCACAGTGTGAAAGAAATCCTGAAAATGGAGTCCAATCCTCCTAAAGGAAAAGACTTCTTTCAGACCAACATTTCACCAGTTACTCCAGAAAAAGACTTGGATGATTTGCGTAAGAACTATAGCCCAGAGAGGTGTTTCTTTCCTCGAGTTGTCTACCCGATCCGACCTCACATTCCAGAAGACTATCTGAAAGCTTCCTTAGCATATGGCATGGACAGACCCAGCTACATTACTCACTCGCCCATCCAGGCATCTACTACACCAAGCCCTTCTGGGAGGAGCAGCCCAGACCAAAGTTTAAAAAGTTCAAGCCCTCACAGTAGTCCAGGGGTCACAGTTTCGCCTTTGGCACCTACTTCCCAAGAGCACAGAGAGCCATACTCTTACTTGAATGGATCGTATGGCTCAGAAGGATTGGGGTCTTATCCTGGATATGCGCCCCCTGGCCACCTCTCACCTGCCTTTCTGCCGTCCTATAACCCCCATTACCCCAAATTCCTGTTACCTCCATTCAATATGAGCTGTAATAACCTGAGCGCTTTGAACAATATCAATGGCATCAACAATTTCAATCTCTTCCCAAGGATGTATCCTCTTTATGGCAACCTGCTCAGTGGAGGTAGCCTTTCCCACCACATGCTCAACCCCACCACGCTCCCCAGCTCATTGCCCAGTGAAGGAGGCCGTCGACTGCTGCAGCCTGATCATCCGAGAGACTTCCTCATACCAGCACCCAACAGTGCCTTCTCTATCACGGGCGCTGCTGCCAGCATGAAGGACAAGCCATGCAGCCCTACCAGTGGGTCCCCCACCGCTGGTACAGCAGCCAGTTCGGAACACATAATGCAACCTAAACCTACCTCAGTGGTGTTGGCTGCCACCGGTGGTGAAGAAGCCATGAATCTCATTAAAAGTAAGAGGAATGTGACCGGTTACAAAACCCTCCCATACCcactgaaaaagcagaatgGGAAGATCAAGTACGAATGCAATGTTTGCTCCAAGACCTTTGGCCAGCTCTCCAATCTGAAG GTGCACCTCCGAGTACACAGCGGAGAGAGACCATTTAAATGCCAGACTTGCAATAAGGGCTTCACGCAGCTGGCTCACCTCCAGAAGCACTATCTGGTACACACAGGAGAAAAACCCCACGAGTGTCAG GTTTGTCACAAGCGGTTCAGTAGCACCAGCAATCTCAAAACCCACCTGCGGCTCCACTCTGGAGAGAAGCCTTaccagtgcaagctctgcccaGCCAAATTCACCCAGTTTGTGCACCTGAAGCTGCACAAGCGTCTCCACACCCGGGAACGCCCCCATAAATGCATCCactgccacaagagctacattcacctctgcagcctccaggTCCACCTGAAGGGCAACTGCCCCGTCGCGCCCGCCTCCGGTCTCTCCATGGAGGACCTGAACCGAATCAATGAGGAGATTGAGAAGTTCGACATCAGTGACAATGCTGACAAGCTGGAAGAAGTGGAGGACAATATTGACTTAACATCAATCGTGGAGAAGGATATACTGACCATGCTCAGGAGGGAAATGGAAGGAGCTAACCTGAAAGTCTCTCTACAGAGGAACCTGGGAAATGGGCTTATCTCCTCAGGATGCAACCTTTACGAGTCGTCAGATATGTCAGTTATGAAGTTGCCTCACGGTCACCCACTACCTCTGTTACCTGTAAAGGTCAAGCAAGAAACAGTTGAACCAATGGACCCTTAA